The Parashewanella tropica genome window below encodes:
- a CDS encoding S9 family peptidase — MNLLTRNLALGTLSMAILSACASAPITPKTQLQPQLSTVELATPPKVDQKLTMKQIMANPDWMGILAKQAYWSDDSNSVYFVRQAYGSPLKDYYQQPVNGKAKKLSIADYHLADQRGGVFNPEKTKKASLYQGNIFVKNLETGSVEQVTKQNRRINGVRYLSNGDLAYWQGNQIFRIHANNGLIEQLADIKMANAPKGVQQPTTYLAKQQQRLIKYVAKQHKDAELKEQFNDRLAKQDPTVASKAWYLGKNNRVVESSLSPDGRYLFVAVVDKNYKWRSEHDIMPNYLGKDGYVDAVPARARVAEDNYPGQDFMVLDLKTHQKRAITIEGLTGYNQDVLAKVKAENAKKEGKTYDSEKAPRKLQLMVDWGWSQSPIQWHPSEDKLLVMIEAVDNKDRWIANVDLKNGRFSTEDRLHDDAWINYTHNQYGWIDDSDQYYFLSEKSGYSQLYLKQIGKPAKTLTKGKYVVSEVTVGPRGQYLYYKANKTHPGMYNVYRVNIVSGKSEQLTNWKGVLDYRLSPDGESLLLTASTRTRPNELYVQKIGGELKQLTNYTSKAFADYKWQAPEVVAVPSTHGAGEVYARVYLPQGFDKNNADKYPAVIFNHGAGYLQNAHYGFSGYFREYMFHNLLAQQGYVVMDMDYRGSKGYGRDWRTAIYRNMGHPEVEDLEDGVKWMAANANVDAKRVGTYGGSYGGFLTFMALFTEPDLFQAGAALRPVTDWAHYNAPYTSNILNTPDVDPIAYERSSPIEHAEGLKKPLLIMAGVLDDNVFFQDSVRLVQRLIELEKPMFETAIYPVEPHGFKQPSSWLDEYNRIYKLFEQNLKK, encoded by the coding sequence ATGAACTTGTTGACTCGAAACCTTGCCTTAGGGACATTAAGCATGGCGATTTTATCGGCATGTGCATCTGCGCCAATTACTCCCAAAACTCAGTTACAGCCTCAATTATCTACAGTCGAATTAGCGACTCCACCAAAAGTGGATCAAAAGCTTACCATGAAACAGATTATGGCTAACCCTGATTGGATGGGGATTTTAGCGAAACAAGCTTATTGGTCAGATGATAGTAATTCAGTGTACTTTGTTCGTCAGGCTTATGGTTCTCCGTTAAAAGATTATTACCAACAACCTGTTAATGGCAAAGCGAAAAAACTGAGCATTGCTGATTACCACCTAGCCGACCAACGTGGTGGTGTTTTCAACCCTGAGAAAACCAAAAAAGCGTCTTTGTATCAAGGTAATATCTTCGTAAAAAATCTTGAAACAGGTAGCGTTGAGCAAGTCACCAAGCAAAATCGACGCATCAACGGCGTTCGTTATTTAAGTAATGGTGATCTAGCATACTGGCAAGGTAATCAGATTTTCCGTATTCATGCCAATAATGGTTTAATTGAGCAGTTGGCTGACATCAAAATGGCTAACGCGCCTAAAGGCGTGCAACAACCAACAACTTATTTGGCTAAGCAACAGCAACGTTTGATCAAATATGTGGCTAAGCAACATAAAGATGCAGAGCTTAAAGAACAATTTAATGATCGATTGGCAAAACAAGATCCAACCGTCGCTTCAAAAGCATGGTACTTAGGTAAAAATAACCGAGTAGTAGAATCAAGCTTGTCACCAGACGGCCGCTATTTATTTGTGGCTGTAGTTGATAAAAATTATAAGTGGCGTAGTGAGCATGACATTATGCCAAATTACCTTGGTAAAGACGGTTATGTCGATGCCGTTCCTGCACGTGCAAGAGTGGCGGAAGATAACTATCCCGGTCAGGACTTCATGGTGCTTGATCTAAAAACGCATCAAAAACGTGCCATTACTATTGAGGGCTTAACAGGTTACAACCAAGATGTGTTAGCCAAAGTAAAAGCTGAAAATGCGAAGAAAGAAGGCAAAACTTACGACAGTGAAAAAGCGCCGCGTAAATTGCAGTTAATGGTAGATTGGGGCTGGAGCCAAAGCCCTATTCAATGGCACCCTTCAGAAGACAAACTCTTGGTGATGATCGAAGCCGTAGACAACAAAGATCGTTGGATTGCTAATGTTGATCTTAAAAATGGTCGTTTCAGTACTGAAGATCGTTTACATGATGATGCGTGGATCAATTATACCCATAATCAATATGGTTGGATTGATGATAGCGATCAATATTACTTCTTGTCAGAAAAGTCGGGTTACTCTCAACTTTACCTAAAGCAAATTGGCAAGCCTGCTAAGACATTAACTAAAGGCAAGTATGTAGTGAGCGAAGTGACCGTCGGTCCTCGTGGTCAGTACCTATACTACAAAGCCAATAAAACTCACCCTGGAATGTACAATGTTTATCGTGTGAACATCGTATCAGGGAAAAGTGAACAGCTAACCAACTGGAAGGGCGTGTTAGATTATCGCTTAAGTCCAGATGGTGAGTCGTTACTTCTAACAGCATCTACTCGAACTCGCCCGAATGAGCTTTATGTTCAAAAAATTGGTGGCGAGCTTAAGCAACTTACAAACTATACCAGTAAAGCATTTGCTGATTACAAATGGCAGGCACCTGAGGTTGTAGCTGTTCCATCGACTCATGGGGCTGGTGAAGTCTATGCACGTGTGTATCTACCTCAAGGGTTCGACAAGAATAACGCTGATAAATATCCAGCGGTGATTTTCAATCACGGTGCGGGTTATCTGCAAAACGCACATTATGGATTTTCTGGATACTTCCGTGAGTACATGTTCCACAACTTGTTAGCCCAACAAGGCTATGTGGTAATGGATATGGATTATCGTGGCTCTAAAGGTTATGGACGTGACTGGCGTACTGCAATCTACCGTAATATGGGTCATCCAGAAGTGGAAGATTTGGAAGATGGCGTAAAATGGATGGCAGCGAATGCCAACGTAGACGCTAAACGCGTGGGAACTTATGGTGGTTCTTACGGTGGTTTCTTAACCTTTATGGCATTGTTTACTGAACCTGATTTATTCCAAGCAGGTGCCGCGCTTCGTCCTGTAACCGATTGGGCACACTATAACGCGCCGTACACTTCTAACATTTTGAATACGCCAGATGTTGATCCGATTGCGTATGAACGTAGTTCACCAATCGAACATGCAGAAGGTCTTAAAAAACCGCTGCTGATCATGGCGGGTGTCTTGGATGACAACGTATTCTTCCAAGACAGTGTTCGTCTGGTTCAACGTTTAATTGAACTTGAAAAGCCAATGTTTGAAACGGCGATTTATCCAGTGGAGCCGCACGGTTTTAAACAACCATCAAGCTGGTTAGATGAATACAACCGTATTTATAAGCTATTTGAGCAAAACTTGAAAAAATAG
- the metB gene encoding cystathionine gamma-synthase: MSNNNQQHTYAHTQTSAVRSGLDTDTAHGAVMPPIYLSSNFSFESYNQPRKYDYTRSGNPTRDLLAEALAELEGGHGAVITPTGMAAVNLVLQLLTPEDTLLVPHDCYGGSYRLFEHASKRGLFKLTIVDQNDSAALQQALEQQPRLVWVETPSNPLLRIYDIEAICQQAHQVGALVAVDNTFLTPLWQKPFELGADIVIHSTTKYINGHSDVVGGAVIAKNQELHEKLAWWANCIGATAAPFDSYMTLRGVRTLHARLQIHEQNTKSVVDYLNQHPAIKKVYHPSLKSHSGHEIAAKQQSGFGAMLSVELDLGSETQDYPQLLTHFFNSLSMFTLAESLGGVESLVCHPATMTHAGISEEARKTAGISESLLRFSIGIEHNEDLLADLSRALESLSALKQKLTEK; encoded by the coding sequence ATGTCAAATAATAATCAACAACACACCTACGCCCATACACAAACATCAGCCGTTCGTTCTGGCTTAGATACTGACACCGCTCATGGTGCAGTGATGCCACCGATTTATCTATCCAGTAATTTCAGTTTCGAGTCTTACAATCAACCTCGAAAATACGATTACACTCGTTCAGGCAATCCAACTCGCGATCTACTCGCAGAAGCATTAGCAGAGCTCGAAGGCGGTCATGGCGCGGTGATCACACCAACAGGAATGGCAGCAGTTAACCTTGTCCTCCAGTTATTAACACCTGAAGATACTCTTCTCGTTCCCCATGACTGTTATGGTGGCAGCTATCGTTTATTTGAACATGCTTCAAAACGTGGATTATTCAAATTAACTATTGTCGACCAAAATGATTCTGCAGCCCTACAACAAGCTCTTGAGCAGCAACCCCGTCTAGTATGGGTCGAAACACCAAGTAATCCATTACTTCGGATTTATGATATTGAAGCCATTTGCCAACAAGCTCATCAAGTCGGTGCCTTAGTTGCCGTCGATAACACTTTCTTGACCCCTTTATGGCAAAAACCATTTGAATTAGGTGCAGATATCGTCATCCACTCAACCACTAAATACATCAATGGTCATAGTGACGTAGTTGGCGGTGCCGTGATTGCAAAAAACCAAGAGCTTCACGAAAAGTTAGCGTGGTGGGCAAACTGTATTGGCGCGACTGCGGCACCTTTTGATAGCTATATGACTTTACGTGGTGTTCGAACGTTACATGCTCGTCTTCAAATTCATGAACAAAATACAAAATCTGTTGTGGATTACCTTAACCAGCATCCAGCCATTAAAAAGGTCTATCACCCAAGTTTAAAGAGTCATTCGGGGCATGAAATAGCGGCAAAACAACAGTCAGGTTTTGGTGCCATGTTAAGTGTCGAATTGGATTTAGGCTCTGAGACTCAAGATTACCCACAGCTGTTAACGCACTTCTTTAATTCATTAAGTATGTTCACACTTGCGGAGTCTCTTGGCGGTGTGGAAAGTTTAGTTTGTCACCCAGCTACCATGACCCATGCAGGGATCAGCGAAGAAGCGCGTAAAACAGCGGGAATTTCAGAGTCTTTATTACGATTCTCAATCGGCATTGAACACAATGAAGATTTACTCGCTGACTTATCAAGAGCGCTTGAATCTCTTAGTGCTTTAAAACAAAAGCTTACCGAAAAGTAA
- the metX gene encoding homoserine O-succinyltransferase MetX: MTTAVLPSFFETLPRIDIRDSFHLPEQQPLFHGGNISQGQVSYYLRGPKDSPIIIVLGGISSGKETEQWWPEMVGAGLAIDTDLYQVLSIDFLGGNHDSSAPDANEHSSQAAAIDTRDQAKAISLLLEHLDIDVVHSFIGASYGGMIALSFAELFPNKVKQLCILCAAHKSSNLGIAWRSIQRQIIQLGADTEQEEQAIALARALAMTTYRSFVEFEERFSTAPYVVDGYFQFPVNGYLASRGEAFKKNFCCRAYLCLSESIDLHHVLPENIKTPITCISFDTDQLIPKKLMQELAEYSQGKSQHFNLPSLYGHDAFLKETQAITPLIQQTLESIRHVK; encoded by the coding sequence ATGACAACTGCAGTATTGCCGTCTTTCTTTGAGACATTGCCAAGGATAGATATTCGTGACTCTTTTCATTTACCAGAACAACAACCCTTGTTCCATGGTGGAAATATCTCTCAAGGACAAGTTTCATACTACCTTCGAGGTCCTAAGGATTCACCTATAATCATTGTGCTCGGGGGTATTTCGTCAGGGAAAGAAACCGAGCAGTGGTGGCCAGAAATGGTCGGAGCAGGATTAGCGATAGATACTGATCTTTATCAAGTATTAAGTATCGATTTTCTGGGTGGAAACCATGACTCCAGTGCTCCAGATGCTAATGAACATTCAAGCCAAGCCGCCGCTATTGATACCAGAGATCAGGCAAAAGCCATTTCACTCTTATTAGAACATTTAGACATTGATGTGGTTCACAGCTTTATTGGTGCATCCTATGGCGGAATGATCGCCCTTTCATTCGCTGAATTATTTCCAAATAAAGTAAAACAACTTTGTATTCTATGTGCGGCTCATAAAAGCAGTAACCTTGGTATTGCTTGGCGCTCGATACAACGTCAAATCATACAACTCGGCGCAGATACTGAGCAGGAGGAACAAGCCATCGCGCTTGCTAGAGCGCTAGCGATGACGACTTATCGTTCATTTGTAGAGTTTGAAGAAAGATTTTCAACCGCTCCGTATGTCGTAGATGGCTACTTTCAATTTCCTGTTAATGGATATTTAGCCTCTAGAGGTGAAGCATTTAAGAAAAATTTCTGCTGTCGTGCCTATCTTTGTTTATCAGAATCTATCGACTTGCATCATGTCCTGCCTGAAAACATTAAAACACCGATAACTTGTATCAGCTTTGATACTGACCAACTCATTCCTAAAAAATTGATGCAAGAGCTGGCTGAATATAGCCAAGGGAAAAGTCAGCATTTCAATCTTCCTTCACTGTACGGTCATGATGCCTTTTTAAAAGAAACTCAAGCCATAACACCACTTATTCAACAAACGTTAGAGTCCATCCGCCATGTCAAATAA